TCTGTACTGCCGTCCTTCCACCAGTTGCCTCCCCACAAATGGTCGTTTCCGGCGCCTCCTGAGATCGTGTCAGACCCGACCCCGCCCACAAGTTTGTCGTTTCCGGCGCCGCCATCCAGGCTGTCCTCCTCGGACCCGCCGTGCAAATAGTCTCGGCCAGAACCGCCGGAAAGATGATCGTTGCCACGCGATCCGATCAGCCTGTCGTTTCCGGAGCCTCCAGCTGCCATATCATCTCCAGATCCGCCAAAAATCCGGTCGGCCCCCGCGTCTCCATGCAACACATCGTCATCAGCACCGCCGTGCAGAGTGTCGTCGCCGCCACCACCGTGCATGGTGTCATTTCCCTCAGCTCCACGGAGTTTGTCGTTTCCTCCAGAGGTTGGCTCCAACGTCGGGTTTCGTATTAGAACGCTGCCGCTTGGGTCTACCTCGGAAAAGGGGTCAGGCGCGCGCGGGTCCACGGCCCCATCGTTGCTGCCTGTGGCTTGCGCCTCCGCCATGAGTTCGCTGTAGGCCGCTTCTTCGGTCCAGTCGATGTGTACTTTAAAAATGCCGCCAGTGGCTTCGGTGGATCCGTCGAGATCGTGATCCCCCTTGTTCAAGCCAAAGTAGAGATTGCCGTCGCCATCCAGAAAGACCGCACCATACGCGCCTTTGGGCATTCCCGCGGTCATACCGTCATCATAAAGAGTTCCAGTAATAGGAACCGAAGTGATCGCCGGAGGCCCGCCATTTTCAACGCCCCTGAGGTCGATCCGGTGCACGGTACCGTTGCCGCCGTTCGTACCCGGACTTTCCACGGCAAAAAACGCGTCTTCTGCGGCGTTGTAGGCGATGTCATAGCTGCGGCCTTTGAACAGGCTATCGGGCAGATCAAAATTGGTTGCTTCCGGATTGCCGTTTGCATCCAGTGCATTGACGTCAATTTTGGTGACGCGGTTGAGGCTGGACTGGAACGTCCAGAGATTGCCGTCGCTGTCAAAGTCTCCAACGTAGTCACCAACGGGTGTTTCGCCAATCCGGTAGGCTTCTCCATTCGCGTCAAGCATCACAAGGTCCCGGACCGAAACCACATTTCCCAGGGTGTCAGTGCCATTGGCCTTGGCGATACCGTAGATTAGGTCGTCTTCGGTATTGAACCCGATGGCGTTGATACGCAGGCCTGTCGGATCACCCGCCACTTCGTATTGTTCCGACTGCGGGTCAAACACGTTCAGTTGGCCGTCGATCACCTGATAAAGCTTGCTTTGTCCCGGAGCAAAGGCGGCAACCTCGACGCTGTTTCCACCAAAGTCCATCTCTTTGGCATAACTGAAAATGGGTCCGCTCATATCAATCACAGGCCCGTCTTGCGGTGGGGGCAATTCGCGAAACGTTAGCGTGCCTTCACCACCAGTGCCCTCAATATCGAATGTGACTGTTTCATACGCTCCAGACAAAGGCTGCATCACGCAAACCACATCTCCATTCCAAAGTACTTCGACATTGCCCGACGTAGATCCTCCGGCAAGATTGGCGGCAACGTCAAAGCTCATTGAGTATGTTTCACCCAGTTTCGTGGACAGTTTCTGGCTGATCTCCGAAACTCCATTGTGGTCCGCAACACTCCAGGCGCCGTTTCCAGCGTGTTGGGCGAACGTTGCCCCCCCTTCCATCTCTCCGCCGAGCATGTTTCCGTTTGATAAGTCTCCGTACACGAGGTCGTTTCCGGACCCGGCATTGATCGTGTCTGCGCCGATGCCGCCCGCGCCGGTATCATCTCCGCTTTCGAGGTTCAGAATGTCATTGCCTTCGCCGCCATACGCCTTGTCTCGCCCCGTGCCGGCATTGACAGTGTCGTCGCCAGCACCGGCGCTCAGGATATCGTTTCCGCCGTTGCCAAGCAGAACGTCGTCTCCGCTTCCCGCCGTGATAATGTCGTTGTAGTTGCGGGTTATGGCAGGGCTTGTGGTATCGATCAGGTCCGGATTGTAGACCCACTTGCCGTCAACAAAGACCCACTCATTGCCGACCATGTCGCCGGCCACAAGGTCATTCCCGTCGCCGCTTTCCAGCGTGTCGTTGCCAGCGTTTCCATTGATAGAATCGACGTCGCCGTCGGTGGCAACGATTGTGTCATCGCCAGATGTGCCGACAATCTTTTTCGCACCGGGCTGGGGGCTGTTTTGCGCCATAACCAAAAACCTTTGAAACAAACAAATTTCCGGCAATGGTGCGGCAAGGGAAATAACGAACCGTTAACAGGTTCCCCTTTTGACCTACTTTTGTTCCAGTTCGACAGGCATCGTCTATTCAAGGTCACCCGAACAGACAGCTGCTCCGGCGCGGACCTTCTTTCATAATTTATTATTGGTTTGAGTGGGTTGCGCGGTTTAGTGTGTGCCCGCTGTGATATGTTTGATTGGCTGGTCGCGATACAGCAGGGATTGTGTGTCTGCGAAGATATGAACCTTGGCTGCAGGCGCGGTCAACGCCACCGACTCACCCTTTAAACCCTTGTGCACACCGGGCAGCTTGCCAATGACAGTTCCCCCGTTTGCATCGGGCTTGAAGTAGAGCAGGGTGACCTCGCCAAGAGCTTCGGTGTAGGCGACTTCGCCTCGGTATATAGCCGGTCCATCTGTTACCGTCAGATCCTCCGGTCGAACGCCGATATTGACGGTGCGGCCCAAATCATCTGTCACGCTTGGAACATCGGAAACTGCTTGCCCGCCAGCATCCAACTCGACCCGTGTTTGCTTGCCTGTTTCGACAATTTTTCCGGACAAAAGGTTCATCGACGGTGAGCCAATAAACTGTGCGACAAACTCGTTCTCGGGTCGTTCGTATAGTTCCAGAGGGGTACCAACCTGAGCTATCCCGCCTCCCGCAAGCACCACGATCCGGCTTGCAAGAGTCATGGCCTCGACCTGATCATGGGTGACATAGATCATCGTGCTGTCTGGCATGCTTTCCTTGAGTTGGGCAATCTCGATCCTGGTGGCGACGCGGAGCGCGGCGTCCAGATTGGAAAGCGGTTCGTCAAACAGGTACACCTTAGGGTCACGCACAATAGAGCGCCCTATGGCCACACGCTGCCGCTGCCCTCCAGAGAGTTCTTTGGGCAAGCGATCCAGAAGGTTGTGAAGCTGAAGGGTCCTTGCAGCCTTTTCAACACGTTCTTCGATTTCGGCGGGCGCCATTTTTGCAATCTTGAGCGCAAAGGCCATGTTCTCTCGCACGGTCAGGTGCGGATACAGTGCGTAAGACTGAAACACCATTGCTATGCCACGTTCGCTGGGCGGGACGTCGTTAACCACAGTTCCATCGATCTCGAGCGTACCACCCGAAATCTTTTCAAGTCCGGCAACCATCCGCAACAAGGTGGACTTGCCACAGCCTGAAGGGCCGACAAAGACGATCAATTCCCCTTTGTCGATTTCCAGATTGATGTCTCCAAGAACATTCACTTCGCCATAGGATTTGGACACCTGTTTCAGGGAAAGTTCAGCCATCACAAAGCTCCTTTTTCGTTGGCAAACGCGGCCTGCCATGGTCCGAGAGACACCGTTTCGCCATTGCGAACATCCTCAAATGGCGCGGTTCCATTCCAAGTCCACTCTCCACTTGGCAGCGGCACGCTGATCGGCGCATCAGACAGGTTGAAAACACACAATATGCGGTGCCCGTCATGTTCGCGCTCGAAGGCAATATGCGCGTCATCCGCCGAAACTGGCGCATAGTGCCCCTTGAGCAGTGGTGTCTGTGTTTTGCGAAAGGCGATCATGGCCTGATAAAACGCCAACATCGAAGTCGCATCTTCCTGTTGTGATGAAACAGACTTGTTCAAGTGGTCAGCCGATACTGGCAGCCAGGGCGTTGCAGTTGAAAACCCACCATTCCGATTATCGCTTTGCCAGACCATAGGGGTTCTGCAGCCATCGCGCCCTTTGAATTTTGGCCAGAACCTCTTGCCATAGGGATCTTGCAGAGCCTCGAACGGAACCTCTGCTTCTTCGAGGCCAAGTTCTTCCCCCTGATAAAGACATACAGACCCGCGCAGGCACATCAACAAAGCCGCATAGACACGCTTGGCCTCATCAGATAGGCGCCAGCGAGAGCCGTGCCTCTCCACATCGTGGTTAGAGTAAGCCCAGCACCCCCAGCTGTCCTGACCGAAGCTTTCTGACGTTTTCATAACCTCTGCAATCCGGGTTCCGGTTGGATATGCATTGGCCAGCAGCGCGAAGTCATAGGCCATATGCAATTTATCACCGCCGCCGGTATAGGTGGCTTGAATTTCGCTGCCGCGCTGGGCATCCCCAACTTCACCAACCGTTGTGATAGCATCGTAGGAATTCAGCAGGTCGCGGAGCTCCCTTAGGAATTCGAGATTTTCCGGCTGGTTCTTGTCGTAGAGGTGTTCCTGAAAGTTGTAAGGGTTCACGGCAGGCGCGATGCTATCGTTGCGTGCCGTATCGGGTAGGGCAGGATTGTCCCGCAACTGAGCGTCACAATAGTAGAAGTTCACAGTGTCCAGCCGAAATCCGTCCACGCCGCGATCCAGCCAAAAGCGTGCCACATCCAACAATTCCTGCCGCACCTCGGCGTTGTGGAAATTCAGGTCCGGCTGTTCGATCAGGAAATTATGCAGATAATACTGCATCCGCTGTCCATCCCACTCCCAAGACGAACCGCCAAAAATCGACAGCCAGTTGTTGGGCGGCGTTCCATCCGGCTTTGCGTCTGCCCAGACATACCAGTCAGCTTTGACGTTTTCGCGGTCCGCGCGGCTCTCAACAAACCAAGGGTGCTGGTCGCTGGTATGGCTCAGCACAAGGTCAATGATGATTTTGATCCCCCGGGAATGAGCCGCTGCAATCAGGTCGTCAAAATCCTCGAGGGTGCCAAACATCGGATCAACGTCGCGGTAGTCGCTCACGTCGTAACCGAAATCGAGCATCGGAGAGGTGAAAAACGGGCTTAACCAGATCGCGTCCACGCCGAGCTTCTCCACGTGATCAAGGCGTTGAATGATCCCGGCAATGTCGCCGATACCGTCGCCGTTGCTGTCCTGAAAGGAGCGCGGGTAGATCTGGTAAATCACCGCGCCACGCCACCAGTCAGGGTCTTTGATCAAAGCGGATTTCTGGGTCATTTTCGGGTCCTGAAGGGTCATCTAAGGTCTCAATTCAGTCGTTATTTCACCGAGCCGGCCAAAAGGCCGCGCACGAGGTAGCGTTGCATCGCAAAGAAGACAGCCAACGGAACGGCGATAGACACAAACGCCGCCGTCGCGAGAATTTCCCAATTGCCGCCGCGCGTGCCAAGCAGCTCGACAATCTGGTTGGTCATCACAGTTGTTTCTCCGGTGGCATCGATCAGGAAGACCTTCGCCACCAACAGGTCGTTCCATGTCCACAAAAATTGAAAGATCGCAAAGCTGGCGAGGGCAGGGAAGGACAATGGCAACACGATCTTGGTAAAGACCTGAAAGTCGGTGGCGCCATCCACCTTCGCATTTTCGATAATGTCCCGAGGCAAGCCGGCCATATAGTTGCGCAGCAAGTAGATCGCCAATGGAAGGCCAAATCCGGTGTGTGCCAGCCAAACACCGAGATATCCCTTACCAATCCCGATACCGAGATGAAGTTTGAGAAGCGGGATAAGGGCCAGCTGCAAGGGGACAACCAGCAGCGCAACGACCGCCGCGATCAGCAATGATCGACCGGGGAATTCCATCCAGGCCAAGGCATAGGCCGCAAAGGCCGCAATAACGATCGGTATGATCGTCGCCGGAATGGTCACGGTCAGCGTGTTGAAAAACGCTTTGGCCATACTGTCGGTAGTGTCTCCGCTCAGCAGTACCTGCTCGTAGTTCTTTAGGGTAAACTCCGGCGGCAGTACGGCGGTGACAAAGACCCTCTGACCGCGTGACTTAAGCTCTTTGGTGGATGTCAGGCGATAGCTGCCGTCCTTTAGCAGGGTGAATGTCTTGCTGTCTTTGGAGAATACGGCTTCGTCGCCAATCTCGAAAGCATCTACCGCTTTGGACGACACGCCAAAACGGGTGATTTCCACATCCGAGCCAGGAGGCGTATCCCCTTCGGTGAGGAGGTTTCCCTTAACGATCCAAAGTCCGTTTTCCTCACGCGCGGCATCCTTGCCGCCGGTGCGGAGTTGGATCACCTGCTCGGATGCCGTCAGCGATTTCCACCAGCCTGAACTGGAAATCTGATCTGCGGTCCTAAACGATGAGACCAAAAGTCCAACTGTCGGAAACAGCCAAAGCGCGACAAGTGCGAGAGTGGCGAGTTGAACCGTCCAGACCAGAGAAGATTTGCGACCAGCGATATTGTCCATGAACTCTCTCCTCACCGCATCTCTTTGCGGGCTTGGACGACGTTCCAAACCAGAATGGGCGACACCAGCAACATGATGACAATTGCTGCAGCTGACCCAACACCCCAGTCGTTGGCGCGGAAAAGCTTGTCGAACATGTAATTCGCCAAAACCTGCGTTTCCCATTGCCCGTTGGTCATTGCAAAGACGATGTCAAAGATCTTGAGCACAACCAGAGTGATGGTCGTCCAGACGACGACGATGGTGGGAATGATCTGGGGAACCTTGATCTTGAAAAACACCTGGAGAGGGGAGGCGCCATCCACAATAGCTGCTTCGATGGTCTCTTCGGGAATGCCGCGCAAAGCAGCGGAAAGGATCACCATCGCGAAACCAGTCTGAATCCAGATCAGCACCACCATCAACAGGAAGTTGTTCCAGAATGGAATGGTCAACCATGTCTGGGGCGTGCCATACGGCAAATCCGCTGCAAAGATGTCCGCTGTTTGCATGACACCCATCGCCCCTAATGCGAGGCAAGCAAACAAGACCACCAAAAGTCCGAGTTTGCCTATGCCGCCAAGGGCGCGGTCTTCACGCAGACGTTTTGCCGACGTAATACCGACGTAAAACAGCAAGGCCACAATCGAGAGAAGCAGCGCTATTGGAAGGGCTTTCAGAAACAGGATCGAGCCCCATCCCCCGTCGAAAGTCATCCAGATCGCATTCAGTACACCGATCTGTTCCTTGCCTGCCGGACGGGCGTCATAAACCAGCTTGAAAATCACGGCCGCGCCAACGAACGAGATCGCCATCGGCATAAAAATTAGAGATTTAGCGATGTTTCCCCAGCGAATTCGGTCAGTGAGTTGCGCGGCCAGCAGCCCAAAAGCCGTAGAGGCTGCGGGCACTACAATCAGCCAAAGCATGTTGTTGCGCATGGCTTCCCAGAATTTGGGCTCGTTCATCATTTGCTGGTAGTTGGCCAGCCCAACGAACGTTCCCCCTGCGTCCCTGTCAGTTAGAGAAAGCCGCAGAGTTTCGACCACTGGGTAGCCCAGATAAAGGCCAAGCGCGAAGACCGCCGGAAAAAGGAACAGCCAAGGCCGTATCATATTGGCGCGATTGATATTTTTCCCCGCGTTTGGTCCGCGTGCTGGAAACAGCACTTTGTCCAGAAGCAGGTTGGAAAAATAGAAATATCCGAGACAGCCCCCAACGCCGAGCGCAATCGTCACTAGTCCTAGAATGGCCGGATGCATGGCTGACCCTCCCCCGAGGTTTCGAATGCAACAACGCCCCGCACGGTGGGTGAAGGGCGTTGTAAAGTTGTTGGGTTACTTCAGGGCGTCCCAGCTGTTCTGGATTTCTTGAGCAACTGTCTCCGCGTCCTTTCCGCCAGCATAGTCAACCATACCAGTCCAGAAGGAGCCCGCACCAACACCACCCGGCATCAGGTCGGAACCGTCGAAGCGAAAAGTCGTGGCGCCTAACAGAATGTCGTTCATTTTGCGCAAGGTCGGGTCCCCAAAAACTTCGGGGTTCACGCCTTTATGGGGCGTAAGGAAGCCTTCCAGTGCCATCCAGATTTCATGTGCCTTCGGGTCCTGCAAATAAGCGATCAGATCGTGCGCTGCCTGATTCTCGTTGGTAATCGCCCAAAGCGTGCCTGCGCCAAGAACCGGCTTGCCAAGATCTTTGCCCGCATAAGCCGGGAAGTAGAAAAAGTCTGCGTCTTCACCGACGACAACCCCGTCAGGGAAAAATGCCGGAATGAATGATGCCTGTCTGTGCATGTAGCATTGTGGCGGGCTGTCAAAGACTCCTTTCGGGCTGTCGCGGAAGTCGGTTGACGCAACCGCACCTGCCCCACCAGCGACATAGTCGTCGTTGCCGGCGAAGGCGCCAAATTCTTCGATTGCCGCCACGATGCGCGCATCTGTGAACGGAATTTCGTTGCTAACCCAGCCGTCATAGACGTCGGGTGTTTGCGTGCGAAGCAGCAGGTCCTCGACCCAGTCGGTTGCCGGCCAGCCCGTTGCGCCGCCAGAACCCAGTCCGATGCACCACGGAGTTTCGCCATCTGCGACGATCTGATCCGTCAACGCTTTGAGATCTTCCATGGTTTCGGGCACGTCGTACCCTGCGTCTTCGAAATTCTCAGGCGAGTACCAAACCAGCGACTTTACGTCGACTTTGTAGAAGAAACCGAACAGTTGGTCATCTCCATCGGCATCCGCATAGGTGCCCAAATCCACCCAGGATTGTCCTGCCGCATAATTGTCGCGTACCCACTCGCCAGTGCCATCAGCGAGTGGAGTGAGAAAGCCGCGCTTCGCCATGTCCGCGGCAAGGCCAGGTTGCGGGAAAATCGCTATATTCGGCGCGGAGCCGGCTTCAGCGTCGACCATGATCTGCTGCTCAAAGCTATCCGAACCGACATAGCGAACATCGTGTCCGGACTTTTCGGCAAAGTCCGCTAGCACGGTTTCCACGTTTTTTTGGTCCGGTCCAAGCCAGGGGCCAAAGACGGTGAGCTGCTCGGCCAATCCGGCAGATGCAGAGAGAGCCAGCGCTGCGGCGCCAGACATAAGAATCGGTTTCATGAAGAACCTCCCGTTTCATGTATGTAAGAAATTTATCAAAGCGCTTTGGATAAATCAATCTCAGGGTAAGTATGTGCTTTGGGTGTCAAAATATTCTGTATTTTAAAGCATTTTGCAGGGCGTCCCTTTGACGGGGTGGATTTCACAGGTTAACTTGCTGAAGGAAATTCAAAGCGCTTTGAGGTGATTCGACTTGGCAACCAATCTGAAAGACCTGTCGGCAAAGCTGGGGCTTTCGCAGACCACTGTCAGCCGGGCTTTAAACGGGTATCCGGAGGTCAGTGAGAGCACGCGACTGAGGGTGATGCAGGTCGCCAAGGAAATGAACTACGCGCCCAATGCGAGGGCAAAACGCCTGGCGACCGGCAGGACCATGACCATCGGTCACGTCCTGCCGGTCTCTAAGAAGCACGAGATGGTCAATCCGATTTTTGCCGATTTCATAGCTGGTGCGGGTGAAGTCTATTCCGCAAACGGCTACGATCTTCAGTTGTCAGTTGTAGAGGATGTCGATGAGGAGGGGTTTTATCGTCGTCTGGCTGCGAGAGGTACAGTTGACGGAATGGTCGTTCACGGGCCCAAAGTAAACGACATGAGAGTACCGCTTCTGACTGAGCTTGGCATGCCGTTTATTGTCCATGGTCGTTCCAGTGACGTGGACCTGCCCTACAATTTTGTGGACGTAAACAATCGACGGTCTTTCGAGCGCGCCACCTCATTTCTTTTGGATCTTGGGCATCGCCGCATCGCCTTGCTCAACGGCTTCTCGGATATGGATTTCGCGGCTCGCCGCGCCGCAGGATACAGCAGCGCTTTAGCCACACGCGGTGTGTCACCTGATCCGGACCTGATGTTGCACGACGAAATGACCGAGGCTTTCGGATACGACGCAATGCGCAGCTTTTTCGAGATGGACAATTCTCCAACCGCAGTAGTTTGTTCTTCCATCATTCCAGCTATTGGTGTGCGACGCGCTCTTTGGGATGCCGGCCTCGTCATGGGCAAAGATGTATCCGTGATCGTGCACGACGACGACTTATCCTACTTCCGGAACGGAGGAGACGTGCCAGAGTTCACGGCAGTCCGTTCATCTGTCCGCGAAGCTGGCAGACGGGTCGGCGAAGTCTTGATGGATATGATTGAAACCCCCGATGCTCCTGTGCGCCAAGTGATGCTGGAGGCTGCGCTGCTTGTTGGGCAGTCCACCGGCCCTGCGCCTGCCTTTCTTGATGCTCAAAACAATGGAACTGTGACATGACATTCAACCGCTCGGAGTACCCGGATGGCTTCAAATTCGGCGTGGCGACGTCAAGCTATCAAATCGAAGGGCACAGCTTCGGTGGAGCAGGGCGGACCCACTGGGACGACTTTGCACAAACGCCAGGAAATGTCGTGCGTTCCGAAAATGGAGACAAAGGGTGCGATCACTACAATCGTCTCGATGAAGATCTGGATCTGATCGCCAATCTGGGCGTGGATGTTTATCGTTTTTCGACCAGCTGGGCCCGCGTGTTGCCTGAAGGTCGCGGCGCGCCGAACATGGAGGGGCTCGATTTCTACGACCGCCTTGTCGATGGCCTACTTGAGCGCGGTGTGAAGCCGGCCGCAACGCTTTACCATTGGGAATTGCCGTCGCCATTGGCTGATTTAGGTGGTTGGCGGAACCGCGATATTGCCAATTGGTTCGCGGACTTCACAGAGGTCATTATGGGGCGTGTCGGGGATCGCGTCTGGTCGGCCGCACCAATCAACGAACCTTGGTGCGTGGGTTGGCTTAGCCATTTCATGGGGCTGCATGCACCTGGTCTTCGCGACATACGCGCAACCGCGCGGGCTATGCACCATGTGTTGCTGGCTCACGGTCGCGCGATTGAAACCATGCGGGGCCTCGGAATGGATAACCTGGGAGCAGTTTGCAACCTTGAGTGGGCGATGCCCGCGGACAACTCTCCCGAAGCTGCCTTGGCTGCAGCTCGGTACGACGCGATCTACAATCGGTTTTTCCTGTCAGGCATTTTCAAGGGTGAGTATCCTTCGCTTGCACTTGAAGGTCTTGAGCCGCATTTGCCGAACAATTGGCAAGATGATTTTGCTACGATAAGTGCGCCGGTCGATTGGTGTGGACTGAATTACTACACCCGAAAGATCGTGGTGCCTGACGACAGTCCTTGGCCGGGCTACGTGGAGACCACAGGCGAGTTGCCGCAAACAACAATGGGGTGGGAAATTTATCCTGAAGGTTTGGCCAACTTCCTGCGTAGAGCAAAGGATGAATACACCGGCGACTTGCCCATTTTTGTCACAGAAAACGGTATGTCCGCAGATGATGTTGCGGTGCATGGTGTTGTAGATGACCCGCATCGGATCGACTACATTGGATCGCATTTGGAGGCGGTAAAGTCAGTGATTGCGGAGGGGGTGCCGGTTCAGGGCTACTATCTCTGGTCGTTGATGGACAACTACGAATGGGCGCTGGGCTATGACAAGAGGTTCGGCCTTGTTCATGTCAATTTTGACACCTTCGAGCGAACACCAAAGGCTTCCTATCGTAAGCTGGCGGAGATGCTGAAAAACTAATCCAATCCTCCGGCAATATGGTCCAGGACGTTTTTGGTATGGCTGAACGCCAGGCTGTGTCCGGCGTTCTCCACAATACTGAGAGGAGCCTTAAGTTCACAGGCGAACTTCCTGACCCTTTGAATCGACGCAATTTTATCTCTTCCACCATGAACAACTGACACTGGAATAAGATGCTGCTGCATTTGTTTGGACCAATCCGACGCAATAAGTCGGCAGTCGTTGATGAATCCTTCATTTCCGGAAAGGACGTGAAAGTGATGTCCTTGCCACATTACCTCAAGTATTTCTTCGTCCTGACAAGCGACAAGGTCGGCGGTACTATCGGCAAACACGGTTGCAGCGAAACATTGAGGGCCCTCGGCGCGTATCTTGCGGTCCCCGATGACTGCAAGATAACGTAGTAAGGGCTCCGACGTCTTAGCAGCCATTGCCAATATTCTCTGTGCCATTGGGGCATCCGCGAAATCCCGCAGGCCACGTGTCGGGGGAGTCGGTCCGACGCAAACAACTTGCGCCAAACGCGATGCCAGATTTGAGGCCGACAAAAGAGCAAATGCCGCTCCAACGTCATAGCCCACCAACGAAACGTCCGACAAATCCAAATGGTCAAATAGTTCAAAAAGATCGTTACTGTAGGCTGTTGGTCTGTCGGCAAAGGAAGTGTGTCCTTCTGATCGCCCATGCCACGGACGGGCCGGGGCTATCCATCTCAAATTGTTTTCAAACAAGCAATTTTCGGCGGACTTCGGCAGCCTGTTCCCTCCAAGACATCCGTGAAGAAAAACCACTGGTCGGCCATTTCTCGGACCCTGTTCGATGAACACGAGCCTCCGGCCATCACTCAGAAAGACTTCGCTCTCTTGGTTTTGGAACCTCTTGGATTGAGATAACGTACAGCCCAACGTTGTTGCCTGTCCTAACTGTATCAAACCACTGAGTCCCTGCGCATGGGTCTTATCAATCATTGCGCGTATTTGCTGGCGAATTGTTTCAATAGATCGTTGACGTTTTTCAGCCGTCTCCGCGGGTGAATGGCCTTCGCACAAAAAACCGAGAACTTCTGTTTCTGACGGGGTCAGTCCATACAGAAATTGCATGGTCCGAGAAGCTTGTTGATGCCAGGCAGCTTCAACTCCAGTGAGACGAAGCGTTCCATTCGATGGGATTGCGCGAACTACAAAGTGGACCAGCTTGCCGTTGTCCTCGCGCGGCAGACGCAGTGCCGGAGCGAATTCAGCGCCGCCATCAGAATAGGCGGCCAGAGCTTTCAGCACACTGGATTCTACGTCGTAGGATTGGCAAAGCAAATCACCTTCTTTCAATCCCATCAGCCTCTGCGCGAGCTTGTTTGGCCGTGCAACGCGCCCATTTCTCTCTAAGTCAAATGCAGGATTGGTTTCCGTATCAGTCGGGTCCATCGGGAACTTGGTCAGAATGTCTTCTGCCCGTGCAATGTGTGCTTCCCAAGCTGTACGCAACGCTGAAAACGACACTTGGTCTTCAGCTTTCTCGAAGCCGGCTTCGGCCAGTCTCAACAGTCGATCAAATTTCGCTGGGTCAGCGGCTGCTTCGTATAGCGAGCCAACCAATTCGGGAAATGCCTTCATGAATGTGTCCCGGCCGGAAACGGCCTTTCAAAATTCTTTTGAAATTCTGTCTACATAACCAGAAGTGGTCATGTCCAAAGAAA
This genomic window from Shimia isoporae contains:
- a CDS encoding calcium-binding protein — encoded protein: MAQNSPQPGAKKIVGTSGDDTIVATDGDVDSINGNAGNDTLESGDGNDLVAGDMVGNEWVFVDGKWVYNPDLIDTTSPAITRNYNDIITAGSGDDVLLGNGGNDILSAGAGDDTVNAGTGRDKAYGGEGNDILNLESGDDTGAGGIGADTINAGSGNDLVYGDLSNGNMLGGEMEGGATFAQHAGNGAWSVADHNGVSEISQKLSTKLGETYSMSFDVAANLAGGSTSGNVEVLWNGDVVCVMQPLSGAYETVTFDIEGTGGEGTLTFRELPPPQDGPVIDMSGPIFSYAKEMDFGGNSVEVAAFAPGQSKLYQVIDGQLNVFDPQSEQYEVAGDPTGLRINAIGFNTEDDLIYGIAKANGTDTLGNVVSVRDLVMLDANGEAYRIGETPVGDYVGDFDSDGNLWTFQSSLNRVTKIDVNALDANGNPEATNFDLPDSLFKGRSYDIAYNAAEDAFFAVESPGTNGGNGTVHRIDLRGVENGGPPAITSVPITGTLYDDGMTAGMPKGAYGAVFLDGDGNLYFGLNKGDHDLDGSTEATGGIFKVHIDWTEEAAYSELMAEAQATGSNDGAVDPRAPDPFSEVDPSGSVLIRNPTLEPTSGGNDKLRGAEGNDTMHGGGGDDTLHGGADDDVLHGDAGADRIFGGSGDDMAAGGSGNDRLIGSRGNDHLSGGSGRDYLHGGSEEDSLDGGAGNDKLVGGVGSDTISGGAGNDHLWGGNWWKDGSTDTFVTAAGGGSDMIHDFESEKDVIDLTAYGLEFADLENHIQDQGWATIIDLSALTGGEVNDKLILKSVSPDDLDESNFLL
- a CDS encoding ABC transporter ATP-binding protein, with the protein product MAELSLKQVSKSYGEVNVLGDINLEIDKGELIVFVGPSGCGKSTLLRMVAGLEKISGGTLEIDGTVVNDVPPSERGIAMVFQSYALYPHLTVRENMAFALKIAKMAPAEIEERVEKAARTLQLHNLLDRLPKELSGGQRQRVAIGRSIVRDPKVYLFDEPLSNLDAALRVATRIEIAQLKESMPDSTMIYVTHDQVEAMTLASRIVVLAGGGIAQVGTPLELYERPENEFVAQFIGSPSMNLLSGKIVETGKQTRVELDAGGQAVSDVPSVTDDLGRTVNIGVRPEDLTVTDGPAIYRGEVAYTEALGEVTLLYFKPDANGGTVIGKLPGVHKGLKGESVALTAPAAKVHIFADTQSLLYRDQPIKHITAGTH
- a CDS encoding alpha-glucosidase family protein; its protein translation is MTQKSALIKDPDWWRGAVIYQIYPRSFQDSNGDGIGDIAGIIQRLDHVEKLGVDAIWLSPFFTSPMLDFGYDVSDYRDVDPMFGTLEDFDDLIAAAHSRGIKIIIDLVLSHTSDQHPWFVESRADRENVKADWYVWADAKPDGTPPNNWLSIFGGSSWEWDGQRMQYYLHNFLIEQPDLNFHNAEVRQELLDVARFWLDRGVDGFRLDTVNFYYCDAQLRDNPALPDTARNDSIAPAVNPYNFQEHLYDKNQPENLEFLRELRDLLNSYDAITTVGEVGDAQRGSEIQATYTGGGDKLHMAYDFALLANAYPTGTRIAEVMKTSESFGQDSWGCWAYSNHDVERHGSRWRLSDEAKRVYAALLMCLRGSVCLYQGEELGLEEAEVPFEALQDPYGKRFWPKFKGRDGCRTPMVWQSDNRNGGFSTATPWLPVSADHLNKSVSSQQEDATSMLAFYQAMIAFRKTQTPLLKGHYAPVSADDAHIAFEREHDGHRILCVFNLSDAPISVPLPSGEWTWNGTAPFEDVRNGETVSLGPWQAAFANEKGAL
- a CDS encoding carbohydrate ABC transporter permease — translated: MDNIAGRKSSLVWTVQLATLALVALWLFPTVGLLVSSFRTADQISSSGWWKSLTASEQVIQLRTGGKDAAREENGLWIVKGNLLTEGDTPPGSDVEITRFGVSSKAVDAFEIGDEAVFSKDSKTFTLLKDGSYRLTSTKELKSRGQRVFVTAVLPPEFTLKNYEQVLLSGDTTDSMAKAFFNTLTVTIPATIIPIVIAAFAAYALAWMEFPGRSLLIAAVVALLVVPLQLALIPLLKLHLGIGIGKGYLGVWLAHTGFGLPLAIYLLRNYMAGLPRDIIENAKVDGATDFQVFTKIVLPLSFPALASFAIFQFLWTWNDLLVAKVFLIDATGETTVMTNQIVELLGTRGGNWEILATAAFVSIAVPLAVFFAMQRYLVRGLLAGSVK
- a CDS encoding carbohydrate ABC transporter permease encodes the protein MHPAILGLVTIALGVGGCLGYFYFSNLLLDKVLFPARGPNAGKNINRANMIRPWLFLFPAVFALGLYLGYPVVETLRLSLTDRDAGGTFVGLANYQQMMNEPKFWEAMRNNMLWLIVVPAASTAFGLLAAQLTDRIRWGNIAKSLIFMPMAISFVGAAVIFKLVYDARPAGKEQIGVLNAIWMTFDGGWGSILFLKALPIALLLSIVALLFYVGITSAKRLREDRALGGIGKLGLLVVLFACLALGAMGVMQTADIFAADLPYGTPQTWLTIPFWNNFLLMVVLIWIQTGFAMVILSAALRGIPEETIEAAIVDGASPLQVFFKIKVPQIIPTIVVVWTTITLVVLKIFDIVFAMTNGQWETQVLANYMFDKLFRANDWGVGSAAAIVIMLLVSPILVWNVVQARKEMR